CGATCGCCGCGGCGGCGGCGAGGAGGAACCCGCGCGCCTCGACGCCGGCGACGACGTCGAAGCTGCCCGCAAAGGGGGCGATGAGCGCCTCGGTCACCGCGCGGAGCGCGGCGGCGTCTGCGAGGAGCGGAGTGATGTCGCGGAACTGGATGCCCGGCGACGGGTAGTCGGGGATGACGGTGATCAACGATTCGGCGCGGGCGAGGGGGCCGGAGGCGGTCACCCCGCCACCCTAGTCGCGCGCGCAACATACTCAGGAAAATGTAAGCGCTTGCAGTATTGTGAGCGCATGACTTCGCCCGAAACGGTCACATCCCCCGCAGACCGCTCCTCCACCCCCGGTTCCGAGTGGTGGCGCACCGCCGTCATCTACCAGATCTATCCGCGCTCGTTCGCCGACACCTCCGGTGACGGCATCGGCGACCTTCCCGGCGTCACCGCCCACCTCGACGACCTCGCTGAGCTCGGCGTCGACGCGATCTGGCTGTCGCCCTTCATGCGCAGCCCCCAGAAGGACGCAGGATACGACGTCGCCGACTACTGCGACGTCGACCCGCTCTTCGGCACGCTCGCCGACTTCGACGACATGCTCGAGGGGGCGCACGCGCGCGGCATCCGGGTCATCGTCGACCTCGTTCCCAACCACTCCTCCGATCAGCACGAGTGGTTCCAGCAGGCTCTCGCCGCCGCGCCCGGCAGCCCTCAGCGTGCGCGCTACATCTTCCGCGAGGGCCGTGGCATCGACGGCGACGTGCCCCCGAACAACTGGGAGTCGGTCTTCGGCGGCCCGGCCTGGACCCGCGTGACCGAGGCCGACGGCACCCCCGGTCAGTGGTACCTGCACCTGTTCGACACCTCGCAGCCCGACTTCGACTGGACCAACGAAGAGGTGCGCGAAGAGTTCCGTCGCATCCTCCGCTTCTGGCTCGACCGTGGCGTCGACGGCTTCCGCGTCGACGTCGCGCACGGCCTGGTCAAGGCGGAGGGCCTTCCCGACTACACCCCGCCCTCCACCGCCGACTCGATGGGCGGCGGCGAGGTGGACGTGCCCTACTGGGGTCAGGAGGGCGTACACGACGTCTACCGCGACTGGAACGCCCTGCTCGCGGAGTACGAGGGCGACCGCGTCCTCGCCGCCGAGGCGTGGCTGCCCACTGCCGACAAGACGGCGCTCTGGGTCCGCGAAGACGAGATGCACCAGGCTTTCAACTTCCCGTACCTGTCGACGCCGTGGAACGCCGCGGAGCTGCGCGAGGTCATCACCGAGTCCCTGCGCGCCTTCCCGGGTGTCGGTGCGCCGAGCACCTGGGTGCTCTCCAACCACGACGTCGTGCGTCACGCGTCGCGCCTCGCGCTGACGGCCGAGAACCCGCAGGGGCACGGCATCGGTCCCGACTCCCCCGGCAAGCCGATTCCGGATGTCGGACTGCGCCGCGCCCGCGCCGCGACGACCGTCATGCTGGCGCTCCCCGGTTCGTCGTACCTCTTCCAGGGTGAGGAGCTCGGCCTCCCCGAGGTCGTCGACCTGCCCGATGACGCCCGCCAGGACCCCACCTGGTTCCGCACCGGCGGCGAGCGCTACGGCCGCGACGGCTGCCGCGTGCCGCTGCCGTGGCAGAGCGACGCGCCCGCGTTCGGCTTCAGCACGACCGGCGAGGCGTGGCTGCCGCAGCCGGCCGACTGGGCGGGTGTGGCCCGTGACGTCCAGCGCGCCGACGGCGGCTCGACGCTGTCGCTGTACCGGAGCCTTCTCGCCGAGCGCCGCGCCCACCAGCTGGGTGCCGGCGGCCTGGAGTGGATCGACGGATTCGGCGACGACGTGGTGGCGTTCCGCAACGGCTCGGTGCGGGTGATCGCCAACCTCGGCGCCGCCCCGGTCGAGCTGCCGGCGGGTGACGTCCTGGTCGCGAGCGGGCCGGTCGACGGTCGCACGCTGCCCGTCGACACGGCGGTCTGGCTCACCGAGGACTGAGCGGCGCAGGCGCGCGGGACGACGAGCGAGGGGGCGACGTGGTCAGCATCGATGAGGTGGCACGCCTGGCCGGCGTGTCCACCGCCACGGTCTCCCGCGCGCTGAGCGGCCGCGGCCATGTCTCGGCGACGGCGAAGACGAGGGTCGAGGATGCCGCGAAGAGCCTCGGCTACGTCGTGTCGGCGTCGGCATCGAGCCTGGCCTCGGGCCGCCGGCGCAACATCGGGGTGCTCGTGCCGTTCCTCGACCGCTGGTTCTTCAGCACGGTGCTGAGCGGCATCTCGACCTCGCTCATGCGCCGCGGCTACGACATCACGCTGTACAGCCTCACCAACGACGCCGCCGAGCGGCACGCGATCTTCGAGACGTTCCTGCGCCGCCAGCGGGTGGACGGGGTGATCGCGATCTCGCTCGAACTCGGCGAGGACGAACTCGAGCGGCTGCGGCAGCTCGACCTGCCGGTCATCGCGATCGGCGGGCCGAGCCCGCGGCTGGACACCCTGACGATGGATGACGTGGCCGTGGCCCGGCTCGCCACCGAGCACCTCCTCGCGCTCGGCCATCGCGACATCGCCCACATCGGCGCGAGCCCCGAGTTCGACGTCGACTTCCACGTGCCGACCCAGCGGCGGCAGGGCTTCGAGCAGGCGCTGGCCGACGCCGGGTTCCCCGCGCGGCCGGCCCTGTACGAGCCCGCCGACTTCACGATCGAGGGCGGCTTCCGCGCCGCCAAGCAGCTCCTCGGGCGCCCCGGCGAGCGCCCGACAGCGATCTTCGCCGCCTCCGACGAGATGGCGATCGGCGCGCTGCTCGCCGCGCGAGAGCTCGGCTACCGGGTGCCGGAGGACCTCTCGATCATCGGCATCGACGGGCACGAGCTCGGCGAGTTCTTCCGGCTCTCCACGGTCGACCAGTTCCCGCTCGGTCAGGGTGAGAGGGCTGCCGACGCGATCCTCGCCGAGATCGATGCGGTCGCGCCCGTCGAGGATCGCCCGTCGCGGCGCCTGCCGTACGAGCTGGTCGTGCGCGGCTCCACCGCCCGCGCGGCGGGCTGACTCCGCGCGCGGCTCACCGGCCGGCCCGGAGCCGCCCGGTGTTCGCAGGTTAGGCTCGGCGGTATGGCCCTCGACCTCGACGCGATCTACACCGACCTCCACCGTCATCCCGAGCTGTCGTTCCAAGAGACCCGCACCGCCGGGGCCATCGCGCAGCGTCTGACGGAGCTCGGAATCGAGTTCGAAGAGGGCATCGGCCGCACCGGCCTTGCCGCGGTGATTCGCAACGACGACGACAACGCCGCCGATGGCGAGCGCGGCCCGGTCGTGTGGCTGCGCGCCGACATGGACGGCCTCCCCGTCGAGGAACGCACCGGCCTCGCCTACGCCAGCACCGCGCGCGGTGTCGACCCGCAGGGCCTCGACGTGCCGGTCATGCACGCGTGCGGCCA
The Microbacterium sp. SLBN-154 DNA segment above includes these coding regions:
- a CDS encoding glycoside hydrolase family 13 protein yields the protein MTSPETVTSPADRSSTPGSEWWRTAVIYQIYPRSFADTSGDGIGDLPGVTAHLDDLAELGVDAIWLSPFMRSPQKDAGYDVADYCDVDPLFGTLADFDDMLEGAHARGIRVIVDLVPNHSSDQHEWFQQALAAAPGSPQRARYIFREGRGIDGDVPPNNWESVFGGPAWTRVTEADGTPGQWYLHLFDTSQPDFDWTNEEVREEFRRILRFWLDRGVDGFRVDVAHGLVKAEGLPDYTPPSTADSMGGGEVDVPYWGQEGVHDVYRDWNALLAEYEGDRVLAAEAWLPTADKTALWVREDEMHQAFNFPYLSTPWNAAELREVITESLRAFPGVGAPSTWVLSNHDVVRHASRLALTAENPQGHGIGPDSPGKPIPDVGLRRARAATTVMLALPGSSYLFQGEELGLPEVVDLPDDARQDPTWFRTGGERYGRDGCRVPLPWQSDAPAFGFSTTGEAWLPQPADWAGVARDVQRADGGSTLSLYRSLLAERRAHQLGAGGLEWIDGFGDDVVAFRNGSVRVIANLGAAPVELPAGDVLVASGPVDGRTLPVDTAVWLTED
- a CDS encoding LacI family DNA-binding transcriptional regulator, giving the protein MVSIDEVARLAGVSTATVSRALSGRGHVSATAKTRVEDAAKSLGYVVSASASSLASGRRRNIGVLVPFLDRWFFSTVLSGISTSLMRRGYDITLYSLTNDAAERHAIFETFLRRQRVDGVIAISLELGEDELERLRQLDLPVIAIGGPSPRLDTLTMDDVAVARLATEHLLALGHRDIAHIGASPEFDVDFHVPTQRRQGFEQALADAGFPARPALYEPADFTIEGGFRAAKQLLGRPGERPTAIFAASDEMAIGALLAARELGYRVPEDLSIIGIDGHELGEFFRLSTVDQFPLGQGERAADAILAEIDAVAPVEDRPSRRLPYELVVRGSTARAAG